In one Modestobacter sp. L9-4 genomic region, the following are encoded:
- a CDS encoding metal ABC transporter substrate-binding protein, with product MRTTRPPRTRPRLPLLVALACAGSAALAGCAPADGAEPTADGDGRLGVVASFYPLEWLSEQVAGDRATVTSLTPPAAEPHEYELTPGDVAATAGADLVVYLPTLQPSVDAAVDQQAGDHAFDAGAAADLDLVYSPEHGDEHAGDEHAGGDDPGDGAVTDPHFWHDPMRMAAVGDALAERLGAVDPAGAAVYTANAAALRQQLDALDTEFRTGLATCASRDIVTSHSAFGYLAEAFGLHQVGISGLAPDEEPAPSALTGATAFVREHGVSTIYFETLVSPAVADTVARETGAQTRQLDPIEGLTDASQGTDYLQVMRSNLASLRAGQQCS from the coding sequence ATGCGAACGACCCGCCCTCCTCGTACCCGCCCGCGTCTCCCGCTGCTCGTGGCGCTGGCCTGTGCCGGCTCGGCTGCGCTGGCCGGGTGCGCACCGGCCGACGGCGCGGAGCCGACCGCGGACGGCGACGGCCGGCTGGGCGTCGTCGCGTCGTTCTACCCGCTGGAGTGGCTCAGCGAGCAGGTCGCCGGCGACCGGGCGACGGTCACTTCGCTCACCCCACCGGCGGCCGAGCCGCACGAGTACGAGCTGACCCCCGGCGACGTCGCCGCGACCGCCGGTGCCGACCTGGTCGTCTACCTGCCGACGCTGCAGCCCTCGGTGGACGCCGCCGTCGACCAGCAGGCCGGCGACCACGCCTTCGACGCCGGCGCCGCGGCCGACCTGGACCTCGTCTACTCCCCGGAGCACGGGGACGAGCACGCCGGCGACGAACACGCCGGCGGGGACGACCCCGGCGACGGGGCGGTGACCGACCCGCACTTCTGGCACGACCCGATGCGGATGGCCGCGGTCGGGGACGCGCTCGCCGAGCGGCTGGGCGCCGTGGACCCGGCCGGCGCCGCGGTCTACACCGCCAACGCCGCCGCCCTCCGCCAACAACTGGACGCCCTCGACACCGAGTTCCGCACCGGTCTGGCCACCTGCGCCAGCCGTGACATCGTGACCAGCCACAGCGCCTTCGGCTACCTGGCCGAGGCCTTCGGCCTGCACCAGGTGGGCATCAGCGGGCTGGCCCCGGACGAGGAGCCGGCGCCCAGCGCGCTCACCGGCGCCACTGCCTTCGTCCGCGAGCACGGGGTGTCCACCATCTACTTCGAGACGCTGGTCAGCCCGGCCGTCGCCGACACCGTCGCCCGCGAGACCGGCGCGCAGACCCGGCAGCTCGACCCGATCGAGGGGCTGACCGACGCCTCGCAGGGCACGGACTACCTGCAGGTCATGCGGTCGAACCTGGCGAGCCTGCGGGCAGGTCAGCAGTGCTCCTGA
- a CDS encoding CPBP family intramembrane glutamic endopeptidase: MQPPTPAGGSDTSPPPAPAPDGSVPRRWLAVELWLVMGLSLGASGVRALVALVAAVATGVPLGEQAAVLNGSLAPGRPVLDLVLQLVRLAASLVPVALALHLLTRSGEGARTIGLDLSRPRPDLLRGVALAALVGGTGLAFYLAVHALGADLTVVAEDLPDVWWRVPLLVLSAAQNAVLEEVLVGGYLLHRLRQLGWGDGRALALSAVLRGSYHLYQGLGGFAGNLVMGLLFGRLYQRWGRVGPFVVAHTLIDTVAFVGYAVLAGHVSWLPTPPG; this comes from the coding sequence GTGCAGCCACCGACACCGGCCGGCGGGTCGGACACCTCCCCGCCCCCGGCTCCCGCGCCGGACGGGTCCGTGCCGCGGCGGTGGCTGGCGGTGGAGCTCTGGCTGGTCATGGGGCTCTCGCTCGGCGCCTCCGGCGTCCGGGCCCTGGTCGCGCTGGTGGCCGCGGTGGCCACCGGGGTGCCGCTGGGAGAGCAGGCCGCCGTGCTCAACGGCTCGCTCGCGCCCGGGCGACCGGTCCTCGACCTCGTGCTGCAGCTGGTCCGGCTGGCGGCGTCCCTGGTGCCGGTCGCGCTGGCCCTGCACCTGCTGACCCGCTCCGGGGAGGGCGCCCGCACCATCGGGCTGGACCTCTCCCGCCCCCGCCCGGACCTGCTGCGCGGGGTCGCCCTCGCCGCGCTGGTCGGCGGCACGGGGCTGGCCTTCTACCTCGCCGTGCACGCGCTGGGGGCGGACCTCACCGTGGTCGCCGAGGACCTCCCCGACGTCTGGTGGCGGGTGCCGCTGCTGGTGCTGTCCGCCGCGCAGAACGCCGTGCTGGAGGAGGTGCTGGTGGGTGGGTACCTGCTGCACCGGCTGCGCCAGCTGGGCTGGGGCGACGGCCGGGCGCTGGCGCTGAGCGCCGTGCTGCGGGGCAGCTACCACCTGTACCAGGGCCTCGGTGGGTTCGCCGGCAACCTGGTCATGGGGCTGCTGTTCGGTCGGCTGTACCAGCGCTGGGGGCGGGTGGGCCCGTTCGTCGTCGCGCACACGCTCATCGACACGGTCGCCTTCGTCGGCTACGCGGTCCTGGCCGGACACGTCTCCTGGCTGCCGACCCCACCCGGCTGA